From Pagrus major chromosome 18, Pma_NU_1.0, a single genomic window includes:
- the LOC141013693 gene encoding uncharacterized protein: MQDRTDSPMAVKVERHSQYVILTYFQGDINSMVDAHFTRALSNVCKAKAPAAKTKKIRKTIKLEESSTCQGSPADPYLESQVPPRHLLTFSPADDAPDSWQSFTTRAGEGPGLPSITYSLSQDGLTLTGQQYSTSLLNLLHNDRGDMGPSMASSSKPELLPSWTVPQGFRESGDPAMGFEAGRHLDKKDLYWY, from the exons ATGCAGGACAGAACAGACAGCCCGATGGCTGTGAAGGTGGAGAGGCATTCTCAATATGTCATCCTGACGTACTTCCAGGGGGACATCAACAGCATGGTGGACGCTCACTTCACCCGTGCTCTCAGCAATGTCTGCAAAGCCAAGGCCCCGGcagcaaagacaaagaaaatccGTAAAACTATTAAATTGG AGGAATCCAGCACTTGTCAGGGGAGTCCTGCTGACCCTTACTTAGAGTCACAAGTTCCTCCACGACATCTCCTGACCTTCAGCCCTGCAGACGACGCTCCTGACTCGTGGCAATCGTTCACTACCAGGGCAGGAGAAGGCCCAGGGTTGCCGTCCATCACGTACTCCCTGTCCCAAGATGGGTTGACTCTTACTGGACAGCAATACTCCACATCCCTGCTCAACCTGCTGCATAATGACCGCGGTGACATGGGACCCAGCATGGCCTCCAGCTCCAAGCCGGAACTGCTTCCCAGCTGGACGGTGCCGCAAGGATTTCGAGAGTCCGGGGACCCTGCTATGGGCTTTGAAGCTG GACGGCACCTGGACAAGAAGGACTTGTACTGGTATTGA